The window TCCCGGTGAGAAAACCGCGGCCCAGCGGGGAGTAGGCGACGAGACCGATTCCCGATTCGCGCAGGAGGGGCTGGATCTCGGCCTCGATATGGCGCTCCCACAGGGCGTATTCGGTCTGCAGGGCGGTCACACGGGTGACGGCGTGCGCGCGGCGGATCGTGGCCGTTCCGGCTTCGGAGAGACCGAAATACCGGACCTTGCCCGCGGTGATCAGCTCGCCGACGGCGCCGGCCACGTCCTCGATCGGGACCTTGAGGTCGACCCGGTGCTGGGACAGCAGGTCGATACGGTCGGTGCCCAGCCGGACGAGCATCGCGTCGACGGTCCGGCGGATGTGGCCGGGCCTGCTGTTCAGCGCGCCCCGCGTGCCGTCGGGGGCGTACTCCCAGCCGAACTTCGTGGAGATGAACGCTTCGTCGCGCCGGTGGCGCAACGCGGAGCCGAGCAGTTCTTCGTTGCCGAAAGGGCCGTAGACCTCCGCGGTGTCGAAGAACGTGCAGCCGAGGTCGAGCGCCCGGTGGACGGTGGCGATCGACTCGGCGTCGTCCGCGGAGCCGTAGGCCTGGCTCATCCCGAAGCAGCCGAGCCCGAGCGCGGACACGATGGGGCCGTCGGCCCCCAGAACGCGGGTGGGCAGAACATCGTCGTACGGCACCGAGACCCCTCTCTGGTTGGAGCGAACTGAGTGTCTGGCGGGTTCGCACATTCGGTCGTTTCCCCGGCGCACCTGCGGCTCCGCCGCCAGGTTCTGACTCGTCGAAGCGGTCGCGACGTTCTCGGCTGTCCGCAAGGGACGCCTCTGCCGGACCGGCGCCTGCTTTGCGAAGGGGGTCGTGAGTGGTAAGTGCGGTTAGAACGACACCTGCCACTCACGACCCTACGCGAAACCGTACATACAGTCATCAATCGGGCAATAGACCTGCGGAAAGTGTCCTTTGTGGACAGACGGGCATGGTCGGCGCCTTCCGGCCGTCCGAAGGCCTCACTTCCCCGCGTCCGACGCGGGGAAGAAGTCTTCGCCTGGTCATCGGTCCTGCCCGCGAACACGACACCTTTGCCTCTCCCGCAAAGAGAACCACCGTCACCGAGGCGTGGCTCCGTGACGAACGACCGCGTCGAGGAAATCCCCGCGCGAGAGCGCGGCGGCCAGCGC of the Amycolatopsis lurida genome contains:
- a CDS encoding aldo/keto reductase, yielding MPYDDVLPTRVLGADGPIVSALGLGCFGMSQAYGSADDAESIATVHRALDLGCTFFDTAEVYGPFGNEELLGSALRHRRDEAFISTKFGWEYAPDGTRGALNSRPGHIRRTVDAMLVRLGTDRIDLLSQHRVDLKVPIEDVAGAVGELITAGKVRYFGLSEAGTATIRRAHAVTRVTALQTEYALWERHIEAEIQPLLRESGIGLVAYSPLGRGFLTGTAKPAEEYACDDYRRRDPRFQGGNFSANAAVVEVAAVVATRVGASPAQVCLAWLLAKGDDIVPIPGTKRRRTLEENLRAASLRLGPEDIALLDAAVPAGTAKGERYPEDAMPLNGL